A stretch of the Vitis vinifera cultivar Pinot Noir 40024 chromosome 16, ASM3070453v1 genome encodes the following:
- the LOC104882195 gene encoding F-box protein At2g26160, whose amino-acid sequence MEYSGWAWLPDDLLEPILNNLASIVDSIRFGAVCTPWHSLAVKSFQRLPVNQRPHLQPPPLPWLMVLSKPNSKDSRSFYSITHQKLSKFHLPVPPGTRYCGSSHGWLITTDETNAVSLLHPFSRQVIRLPPLTRLKIPQRTVYGFEYHLHKGVLSANPTSNPDDFVLMVIYGHDKGLAFIKSGDQNWAYIDSMVMKDDVLDSPYFLDLSLFGFEDVIYQERELQFYALSYDSQVLAIKTSGIGNMVKVVPPYNFGFVPAFKLYLVESPEGRDLWQIEKVSFYDKSSGFKVFVMVDRETKPEWVEVNSLGDVALFLGDNDSIAVTASRFSGCRPSCIYVASTDDTLEMNMEDERESFRYRYKLCEFNVETGSYAEKWVLDNLDPSLGLIPSPVWIECLPIFN is encoded by the coding sequence ATGGAATATTCCGGTTGGGCATGGCTTCCAGATGATCTCCTAGAACCCATACTAAACAATTTAGCCTCCATAGTTGACTCTATCAGGTTCGGTGCAGTCTGCACTCCATGGCATAGCCTTGCAGTAAAGAGCTTCCAGCGCCTCCCTGTCAATCAAAGGCCACATCTTCAACCCCCACCACTCCCATGGCTGATGGTTCTCAGCAAACCCAACAGCAAAGACAGCCGCAGTTTCTACAGCATCACCCACCAAAAGCTTTCCAAATTCCACCTCCCGGTCCCTCCCGGTACAAGGTATTGCGGGTCTTCCCATGGCTGGCTGATCACTACAGACGAAACCAATGCAGTAAGCCTCCTCCACCCATTCTCAAGACAAGTCATTCGTCTCCCTCCTCTCACAAGATTGAAGATTCCACAAAGAACTGTTTATGGCTTCGAGTACCACCTCCATAAGGGCGTCCTGTCTGCAAACCCGACTTCAAACCCTGATGATTTTGTGTTGATGGTCATATACGGGCACGACAAGGGGTTAGCCTTCATAAAATCAGGTGATCAGAACTGGGCTTACATAGATTCCATGGTGATGAAAGATGACGTCCTGGACTCTCCATACTTTCTTGACTTGTCATTATTCGGGTTCGAAGATGTTATATACCAAGAAAGAGAGCTCCAGTTCTATGCCTTGTCCTATGACAGTCAGGTTCTGGCCATTAAAACCAGTGGCATAGGGAATATGGTTAAAGTTGTTCCTCCTTATAATTTTGGTTTTGTGCCTGCCTTCAAGCTGTATCTTGTAGAATCCCCCGAGGGAAGAGATTTATGGCAAATTGAGAAGGTATCATTCTATGATAAAAGTAGTGGGTTCAAGGTTTTTGTGATGGTAGATCGGGAAACAAAGCCGGAGTGGGTTGAGGTGAATAGCCTCGGAGATGTTGCCTTGTTCCTGGGAGACAACGACTCCATTGCTGTCACAGCTTCTCGGTTCAGTGGTTGCAGACCCAGCTGTATATATGTTGCTTCTACTGATGACACCTTGGAGATGAACATGGAGGATGAGAGGGAAAGCTTTAGATACCGGTACAAATTGTGTGAGTTCAATGTGGAGACTGGGAGCTATGCAGAAAAGTGGGTACTGGATAATTTGGATCCTTCTCTCGGTCTCATCCCATCCCCTGTTTGGATTGAATGTCTGCCAATATTCAATTGA